ATTAGCAAAAATCCAACTTCAATAGAATATTGCTCACACTTCCCTTTCGGTGCGAGCAGATGATTCCTTACGCTTTTCAAATTGTTTATCAAtgtttaataattgaaaatttgagaataaagcAGGGGCTCAAAATCAATTTGtccaccaccacccccacccccacccgaCCCAACGAGATCGCCCGATCGATTCTATCTAGGATGGAGCAAGTGATGGTTCGTAGTGGGACCGACCCGTTTCGGTGTGCTCTTCGCTTTGGGCCACTCAAGCACGAATGCTTGAGTCAcaaagggcgtgcatggaaacgctCCAAAGAAGCGTTTAACACACTTGTacggattttgttccctaacaaaaaagaacgaaacacgtttgattgcgttttttattcttttttttttttttgttccgaacaaaattggaacaaaaaaagaaacataaaaagttgtttctttagaaaagaaacacttcttcgaagggaaaaaagaacaaaaacgaaaagaacaacggaacaaaattggaacaacaCCGGCTAaagcttcttctccttcgtgcgtgCTCGTGCTCTCGGCTGAAGCTTCGTTCTCGTGCTCTCCCTTTTCCGGCGCCTCTCCCATCTCTCCGGCGGCTCCCACTGGGCTGACTCTTTGGCGACTTCTCACCCGGCGACCGTGCACGTTTcggtgctcctccttctccgatCGACGATGGGCTTCGCGCGCGGCAGCTCTAGGACGCCGCTTGAGGCTGCCGACGGCAGATCCGGGGAcagctcgctcgagcctcgagcgagcgttgctcgcccaTGAATCCGCCGCAGACTGGGACGGCCTGCTCGCTCTTGAGCGAGCCGCGCTCGAGCTTGAGCCGCAGCTCGCTCGAGCAGCATCTCGAGCGAGGCTGTGGGGttttgtaatcatttccataaGAAGTACTTCATAGAAAGATCAATGTGGGGTTTTGCTTGTTAGACTCTGGGTGTGGCATTTATATATGTATGGCAATAAGTCAGTCGTGCCTTTTGATTCAGCAATTCTTGTTGCCTGTGCGAATTGTTTGGGGAAATCCTGCATCCTCACTGATATATGGCCTCTCACTTTGCCTTTGCCATAGGTTTTGATGACATGGATAGTGTATATGCATCTCCGGACGATTTTAAGAGCTTGAAACAGAGGGACAAGGCGAGAGGAATTCATCTACTGGAGTGCTTTGTCAACAGATGTCATGAAATCGGGGTATTGGagatttttctcctctctttttcctgaATAAACATTGCCAACAATAATATTCGCCATTTCCTTTTGATGTGTTCATGTTAGGTACAATGTGAAGCATGGATCAAGAAAGGAGATCCAAAAGAGGTCATCTGTCATGAGGTGAAGCGAGTAAGGCCTGATTTACTTGTTGTGGGAAGCAGGGGTCTTGGCCCTTTCCAAAGGTATATTGAGCTCTTTTATGGATTCTGCTTTCAACTGAACATCTCATAAATCGAGAGCCTGCCCCTGTGGAGTCCCCATAGGCTTCAAGACAGCTTGATCTTCCTCTCATGACCTCATCATTGACTTGCTGGGTGAGTGCTTACTAGTTGTCACATCTCGCATGTCGATACATCTCTATCGTCTGTTTAGAGTTAGCTAATGTCATGCATATTTCTGGAAACACCTCATTGCTTGATCTTATCATGCTCATAACATCACAGGGTATTTGTCGACACCATCAGTGAATTTTGCGTGAAGCATGCTGAGTGCCCTGTCATAACCATCAAAAGGCCCGCAGATAAAGCTCCTCAGGATCCTGTCGACGACTGATTGATTTCCATTTCGTGGATGACCAATTTTATCATGTTAATAGATTGGTCGTTGATTCTTGGCTGGAGACTTTGGGCCATGAATCGAGGATGTATCTGATGTGTATGGCTGTTGGCACTTGAATCCTGAACttcattttctgtgatttttgattgatcaattcATCTGCAATTTTGTCAAATCAAATGTTGTTGTCTTGTGTATTGCATCGAAAGAAATACCAAACAAAAAGAAGCCCAAAAAGATCGATCGAAACGAAtggagaaacaagaaaagaatttagAGATTCGTACAAGTCAAATTCCTcattaaaaatgcaaatacaACATTAGCTTAGGCCCCCAATGAACAACCATTTCCTTCC
This genomic stretch from Eucalyptus grandis isolate ANBG69807.140 chromosome 3, ASM1654582v1, whole genome shotgun sequence harbors:
- the LOC104447237 gene encoding universal stress protein A-like protein → MASHFAFAIGFDDMDSVYASPDDFKSLKQRDKARGIHLLECFVNRCHEIGVQCEAWIKKGDPKEVICHEVKRVRPDLLVVGSRGLGPFQRVFVDTISEFCVKHAECPVITIKRPADKAPQDPVDD